One Myxococcales bacterium genomic region harbors:
- a CDS encoding ATP-binding protein, protein MKDLSSEQHARLRELLSRFKLPTFAAEVVRRFDGAGHHAALGTLLEVLEAESDERGQRRTDRLLKASRLLPGKTFETLDRSRIPRGVITKLDELASGDFLERAANVLCFGLPGRGKTHAACALGHALVRRGHSVLYAPTFRVVQDLLAAKRDLALPRALQKLDAFDVLILDDIGYVQQSADEVEVLFTLMAERYERRSLVITSNLVFGEWDRIFKNPMTTAAAIDRLVHHSVILEFGGTSKRADEAELRAKPTKPASPATTTGATTTTA, encoded by the coding sequence ATGAAAGACCTCTCCTCGGAGCAGCACGCTCGCCTTCGAGAGCTCCTCTCGCGCTTCAAGCTCCCCACGTTCGCGGCAGAGGTCGTGCGTCGCTTCGACGGAGCGGGCCACCACGCCGCGCTCGGCACCCTGCTCGAGGTGCTCGAGGCCGAGTCCGACGAGCGCGGGCAGCGTCGCACCGACCGGCTCTTGAAGGCCTCGCGTCTCTTGCCAGGCAAGACCTTCGAGACGCTCGACCGCTCGCGGATCCCGCGCGGCGTCATCACCAAGCTCGACGAGCTCGCGTCGGGAGACTTCCTCGAGCGCGCCGCCAACGTCCTCTGCTTCGGTCTTCCTGGCCGCGGAAAGACCCACGCCGCCTGCGCTCTCGGCCACGCCCTGGTGCGACGCGGGCATTCGGTCCTCTACGCGCCCACCTTCCGCGTCGTGCAGGATCTCCTCGCCGCGAAGCGAGACCTGGCCCTGCCGCGCGCGCTCCAGAAGCTCGACGCGTTCGACGTGCTCATCCTCGACGACATCGGCTACGTCCAGCAGAGCGCCGACGAGGTCGAGGTGCTCTTCACCTTGATGGCCGAGCGCTACGAGCGAAGGTCCCTCGTGATCACGAGCAACCTCGTCTTCGGCGAGTGGGATCGCATCTTCAAGAACCCGATGACGACCGCCGCGGCCATCGACAGGCTCGTGCATCACTCGGTCATCCTCGAGTTCGGCGGAACCTCCAAGCGCGCCGACGAGGCCGAGCTCCGAGCGAAACCGACGAAGCCTGCCAGTCCAGCGACAACTACGGGCGCAACGACAACGACTGCCTGA
- a CDS encoding L,D-transpeptidase family protein has protein sequence MTKVRLAALAALVALAAAPERDASADGPVVRLVVHKASRTLVVVKAGAPPRSLHVALGQSPVGPKRERGDGKTPEGRYVVTHKNPKSRFHLSLGLSYPNADDARVGLASGRISKAEHDAILAALARNEIPPQNTALGGDIFVHGGGTDGDWTRGCVALDDTTMDDLFATVPAGTPVTIEP, from the coding sequence ATGACCAAGGTTCGCCTCGCCGCTCTCGCCGCCCTCGTCGCGCTCGCCGCCGCCCCGGAGCGGGACGCGAGCGCCGATGGGCCCGTGGTGCGCCTCGTCGTGCACAAGGCTTCGCGCACCCTCGTCGTCGTCAAGGCCGGCGCGCCGCCTCGCAGCCTTCATGTCGCCCTCGGCCAAAGCCCCGTGGGGCCGAAGCGCGAACGAGGCGACGGGAAGACCCCCGAAGGCCGCTACGTCGTCACCCACAAAAACCCGAAGAGCCGCTTTCACCTCTCGCTCGGCCTCTCGTACCCCAACGCCGACGACGCGCGCGTGGGCTTGGCCTCCGGGCGCATCTCGAAGGCCGAGCACGACGCCATCCTCGCCGCCCTCGCTCGAAACGAGATCCCTCCCCAAAACACCGCGCTCGGCGGAGACATCTTCGTCCACGGCGGAGGGACCGACGGCGACTGGACGCGCGGCTGCGTCGCCCTCGACGACACCACGATGGACGACCTCTTCGCCACCGTGCCCGCCGGCACCCCCGTCACCATCGAGCCGTAA